One Aspergillus oryzae RIB40 DNA, chromosome 2 genomic window carries:
- a CDS encoding acyl-CoA thioesterase (predicted protein): MGLPVSLRADTIRDLLLGVSSIMTWKTLALVLAVINLKNLPLVWHPGDPHFPRGKALVTHTGKPTHPVFVPYAITSRTPILETDYNFHKSNSTYFSDLDISRTALVTRLYTPGLRVVSKELDVELGEAARREGKKPPAHKNIYVALGSVFCSFKREIKPFELYEIETKVIAWDQKWMYVLSFFLRPAKAGGKRTLFATAVSKYVVKKGRLTVPPERVLRASGFLPERPEGDVLVVPDSSVEGSGVGTPAGEGITATAGVDGALVREVLKVSESDILETKLEEEKKANAESWSAGDWTWEMIEEERRRGLEVVEGYINMDVKLHDEWER, translated from the exons ATGGGCCTACCCGTATCCCTGCGTGCGGATACAATCCGCGACCTCCTTCTAGGAGTCTCATCAATCATGACCTGGAAAACACTAGCACTCGTCCTGGCAGTCATCAATCTGAAAAACCTCCCACTAGTCTGGCAC CCCGGAGACCCCCATTTCCCACGGGGCAAAGCACTAGTAACACACACGGGGAAACCCACACACCCAGTGTTCGTGCCATACGCGATCACATCCCGCACCCCCATTCTAGAAACAGACTACAACTTTCACAAGTCCAACAGCACATATTTCTCAGACCTGGACATCTCGCGGACGGCGCTCGTCACGCGACTCTACACGCCCGGTCTCCGAGTCGTGAGCAAGGAGCTCGATGTCGAGCTCGGTGAAGCTGCGCGCCgggaggggaagaagccGCCTGCGCACAAGAACATTTATGTTGCGCTGGGGTCGGtattttgttctttcaaGAGAGAGATCAAGCCCTTTGAGCTTTATGAGATCGAGACCAAGGTGATTGCGTGGGATCAGAAGTGGATGTATGTCTTGAGTTTCTTTCTCAGGCCGGCGAAGGCCGGCGGGAAGAGGACGCTTTTTGCTACGGCGGTTAGTAAGTATGTTGTTAAGAAGGGACGGCTTACGGTTCCGCCTGAGAGAGTGCTCAGGGCCAGTGGGTTCTTGCCGGAGCGGCCGGAGGGCGATGTCTTAGTGGTTCCGGATAGTTCAGTCGAGGGGTCTGGGGTTGGGACGCCCGCTGGGGAGGGCATTACGGCTACGGCTGGGGTTGATGGGGCGTTGGTGAGGGAGGTTTTGAAGGTTAGTGAGAGTGATATTCTGGAGACgaagttggaggaggagaagaaggcgaatGCGGAGTCATGGAGTGCGGGTGACTGGACTTGGGAGAtgattgaagaggagagaCGACgggggttggaggtggtggagggcTATATTAATATGGATGTGAAGCTacatgatgaatgggagCGGTGA
- a CDS encoding uncharacterized protein (predicted protein) produces MTVGIDDLPEKYDDLPNKRQYWPAAAGSPEEGLGMLRILTPEIVADAARTQIQTGLRVCLNWDLEQLNPPGFGRKPFEHRIKWVAPGIAFDDEYHFNPQQSSQWDGLRHHSAPAPTPEDQARRVFYGGTTAEEIQDSNSPRIGIGYWAKKGIAGRGVLIDYLSWAEKKGITVNGLSQHVVPLDDVLAIARECNIEFQRGDIFFLRVGLTKTWSSLSDAQKQEYSQQTVPKHAGLEQSENVLRFMWDNHFAAVASDAVSFEVFPPLNPEFDLHHHMLAGWGLPIGEMFDLEELAETCKQLGRWTFFISSSPLNCANGVSSPPNCMAIF; encoded by the exons ATGACAGTCGGTATCGACGATCTCCCCGAGAAATATGATGATCTGCCCAACAAGAGACAATACTGGCCGGCAGCCGCTGGATCCCCGGAAGAGGGACTAGGCATGCTTCGCATCCTCACCCCGGAGATTGTAGCAGACGCCGCGCGTACACAGATTCAAACCGGTTTGAGAGTCTGCTTAAACTGGGATTTGGAACAATTAAACCCACCAG GATTCGGCCGAAAGCCTTTCGAGCATCGCATCAAATGGGTGGCTCCCGGTATCGCATTCGACGACGAGTATCATTTCAACCCACAACAATCTTCTCAGTGGGATGGACTCCGACACCATAGTGCACCTGCCCCGACGCCCGAGGATCAAGCTCGCCGCGTATTCTACGGTGGTACTACAGCCGAAGAAATCCAGGACTCGAACTCCCCGCGGATCGGTATTGGATACTGGGCTAAGAAGGGAATCGCCGGTCGGGGCGTCTTGATTGACTACTTATCCtgggccgagaagaagggcaTTACCGTCAATGGGCTCAGCCAGCATGTGGTACCTCTCGACGACGTGCTCGCCATCGCACGCGAATGCAACATCGAATTCCAACGAGGagacatcttctttctccgcGTGGGCCTCACCAAGACCTGGTCCTCCTTGAGCGACGCCCAAAAGCAGGAATACAGCCAGCAAACGGTGCCCAAGCATGCGGGACTCGAGCAGAGTGAGAACGTGCTCCGGTTTATGTGGGATAATCACTTTGCAGCGGTAGCATCCGACGCGGTTAGTTTCGAGGTCTTCCCCCCGCTCAACCCGGAGTTTGATCTGCACCATCATATGCTTGCCGGTTGGGGATTGCCGATCGGCGAGATGTTCGACCTGGAGGAGTTGGCGGAGACCTGCAAGCAACTGGGGCGCTGGACATTCTTTATTTCCAGTAGTCCGCTGAATTGTGCCAATGGCGTTTCGAGCCCGCCTAACTGCATGGCCATATTCTAG
- the sey1 gene encoding dynamin-like GTPase SEY1 (GTP-binding protein) — protein sequence MATNGHFASIGNSASDTTAYEHGVQVIDENKEFKYLPMHTRVAPRCASSRIIPNLSQYLSLENVTPSGFNYHLISVFGSQSTGKSTLLNHLFGTHFSVMSELERRQTTKGIWMSKNKNESSSMASNILVMDVEGTDGRERGEDQDFERKSALFALATSEVLIVNIWEHQVGLYQGANMGLLKTVFEVNLQLFLKDKNTTHRSLLFFVIRDYSGMTPLQNLQKTLMEDMARLWDSISKPGGLENSNVHDYFDFQFYGLPHKGYQPEKFVEETQKLSLRFCDGQRDPNLDARKGEFSDGGVFLPEYHRRIPADGFSRYAEGIWDQIVNNKDLDLPTQQELLAQFRCDEILREVMVAFDETIVPFEDKQSQAARLGEPEILGGLGAAMRSSRTKAVKAFESEASRYHKGVYQRKRAELESKADTRLKTLFQGQLNAAHKSGISEFSEAVTAAVKSGQKKGTGYDFAEIVNEEAKKAVDKFEEVARATVVDGTSWSDYKQELALYEKELAEVSARLRRDEMRRLASRVERWVQSRLGESVGLEFNALGSGRAGGGAPEKGDQPTEKKFWDRVWNVFVETVLDAERRFTDRASSFDASLEEVDVGLWRLRRKSWGVLRAKIDEEMIEGNLLLKLRENFEDKFRYDDAGVPRIWRPTDDIEGIYTRARESTLTLIPLLSKFRLDETSAPPPLDRWIGHTPSSATSADEEDLAPIGGVDEEEGKSLEEEMTIVSDAKRQELTVRFKKAADGVYVEAKRSAIGGMTQVPLYFYGLLLALGWNEIIAVLRNPAYFFLLFVCAVGAYITYQLNLWGPIIKMTEAASNQAVTEGKKRLREFLESSDTGRQAIAMSTPGGSGRGGEEHEMSRLNQQGKSAAADEDVDDL from the exons ATGGCTACGAACGGTCATTTCGCCTCCATTGGCAATTCTGCCAGTGATACTACAGCGTATGAGCATGGAGTACAAGTAATAGATGAGAACAAGGAATTCAAGTAC CTTCCCATGCATACTCGCGTTGCGCCACGATGCGCCTCTTCACGGATCAT CCCGAATCTGTCGCAGTACCTGAGCCTTGAAAATGTTACCCCCTCCGGCTTCAATTACCACCTTATTTCCGTCTTCGGATCGCAGTCGACGGGTAAATCTACGCTCCTTAATCACCTTTTCGGCACGCATTTCTCCGTCATGTCAGAGTTGGAGAGACGGCAGACGACAAAGGGAATCTGGATgtcaaaaaataaaaatgagaGCTCCTCTATGGCTAGCAACATCTTAGTTATGGATGTGGAGGGTACAGACGGCCGTGAGCGGGGTGAAGACCAGGACTTTGAGCGCAAGAGTGCCCTTTTCGCATTGGCGACCAGTGAGGTTCTTATTGTGAACATCTGGGAACACCAGGTCGGATTGTACCAGGGTGCAAATATGGGGCTTCTAAAGACTGTCTTCGAAGTCAACTTGCAGTTGTTCCTTAAAGATAAGAA TACTACTCACCGATCGCTTTTGTTCTTCGTCATTCGTGACTATTCGGGAATGACGCCGCTCCAGAATTTGCAGAAGACCCTAATGGAAGATATGGCTCGCCTCTGGGATTCGATATCTAAGCCTGGTGGCCTGGAGAACTCGAACGTACATGATTACTTTGACTTCCAGTTCTACGGCCTGCCACACAAGGGCTACCAGCCGGAGAAGTTTGTGGAAGAGACACAGAAGCTCAGTCTTCGTTTCTGCGACGGTCAGAGGGACCCTAACCTAGATGCGCGGAAAGGCGAGTTCTCAGATGGCGGTGTTTTCCTCCCGGAGTATCACCGACGTATCCCTGCGGATGGCTTCTCGAGATACGCTGAAGGCATCTGGGACCAAATTGTCAACAACAAGGATCTAGACCTGCCCACACAACAAGAGTTGCTTGCACAGTTCAGGTGTGACGAGATTCTGAGGGAAGTGATGGTTGCCTTTGATGAGACTATCGTCCCCTTTGAAGATAAACAGTCGCAAGCCGCTCGCCTTGGAGAGCCGGAAATTCTTGGGGGTCTAGGAGCAGCGATGCGGTCGTCACGCACCAAGGCTGTCAAGGCTTTTGAGTCTGAGGCTAGTCGGTACCACAAAGGCGTCTACCAGCGCAAAAGGGCAGAGCTTGAAAGCAAAGCTGATACCCGTTTGAAGACCCTTTTCCAGGGTCAGCTGAATGCGGCGCACAAATCGGGGATCAGTGAGTTCAGCGAAGCAGTGACGGCCGCTGTGAAGTCCGGCCAGAAGAAGGGCACCGGCTACGATTTCGCAGAGATTGTCAACGAAGAGGCTAAGAAGGCCGTGGACAAGTTTGAGGAAGTCGCTCGTGCCACCGTGGTGGATGGTACTTCTTGGAGTGACTATAAGCAAGAGCTAGCCTTGTATGAAAAGGAGCTTGCGGAGGTTAGTGCGCGGCTTAGAAGGGACGAGATGAGACGTCTTGCCAGCCGGGTGGAACGATGGGTTCAGTCTCGACTGGGCGAATCTGTTGGACTTGAGTTCAACGCTCTCGGCTCTGGAcgagctggtggtggtgcacCGGAGAAGGGAGACCAGCCAacggaaaagaaattctGGGATCGCGTGTGGAATGTGTTTGTCGAGACAGTTCTGGATGCCGAGAGGCGATTTACAGACCGCGCTAGCAGTTTCGATGCCAGTCTTGAGGAAGTGGACGTCGGACTCTGGAGACTGCGGAGGAAGTCCTGGGGCGTTCTGCGCGCTAAGattgatgaagagatgaTCGAAGGCAACCTGCTGTTGAAGTTGCGCGAAAACTTCGAAGATAAATTCCGCTACGATGATGCTGGTGTTCCTCGGATCTGGCGCCCGaccgatgatatcgaagggATATACACTCGTGCTCGCGAATCAACCTTGACTCTCATCCCCCTTCTGTCCAAGTTCCGACTCGATGAGACGTCTGCCCCGCCTCCTCTGGATCGTTGGATCGGACACACGCCTAGCTCCGCAACCTCtgctgatgaggaagacctgGCTCCCATTGGCGGGgtggacgaggaggaaggcaagagcttggaagaagaaatgacTATTGTCAGTGATGCCAAGCGACAGGAGCTCACCGTTCGCTTTAAGAAGGCCGCGGATGGAGTGTATGTTGAGGCGAAACGGAGCGCCATTGGAGGCATGACTCAAGTACCCTTGTACTTCtacggccttcttctcgcaCTGGGATGGAATGAAATCATTGCCG TGCTCCGCAACCCGGCttacttcttcctccttttcgtcTGTGCTGTTGGAGCTTATATAACCTACCAGCTCAATCTATGGGGTCCCATCATCAAGATGACAGAGGCAGCCTCGAACCAAGCAGTAACAGAAGGCAAGAAGCGGCTGCGTGAGTTCCTCGAGTCGTCCGACACAGGACGACAAGCCATCGCAATGTCAACTCCCGGAGGTTCTGGACGTGGGGGTGAGGAGCACGAAATGTCTCGTCTCAATCAGCAGGGTAAATCTGCAGCtgccgatgaagatgtggatgaCTTGTAA
- a CDS encoding translation elongation factor Tu (mitochondrial translation elongation factor Tu) has protein sequence MSSISRTANLLFRASRASLLRPRAVNPVQHVLGKDRLAARGTIGHVDHGKTTLTAAITKHQASKGLAQFLEYGAIDKAPEERKRGITISTAHIEFSTEDRHYAHVDCPGHADYIKNMITGAANMDGAIVVVAASDGQMPQTREHLLLARQVGVQKIVVFVNKIDAVEDPEMLELVELEMRELLSSYGFEGEETPIIFGSALCALEDRRPDIGAERIDELMKAVDTWIPTPQRDLDKPFLMSVEEVFSIAGRGTVASGRVERGILKKDSEVEIIGGSFDATKTKVTDIETFKKSCDESRAGDNSGLLLRGIRREDVRRGMIIAAPGSTKAHDQFLVSMYVLTEAEGGRRTGFGSNYRPQVFVRTADEAADLSFPDGDESRRVMPGDNVEMVLKTHRPIAAEAGQRFNIREGGRTVATGLVTRVMDGK, from the exons ATGTCTAGCATCTCCAGAACCgccaacctcctcttccgcGCTAGCAGGGCCTCCCTGCTGCGCCCTCGCGCTGTCAACCCTGTGCAGCATGTTTTGGGTAAAGACAGACTGGCTGCCCGTG GTACCATTGGTCACGTCGATCACGGCAAG ACCACCTTGACTGCCGCTATCACCAAGCACCAGGCTTCCAAGGGCCTCGCTCAGTTCCTCGAGTATGGTGCTATTGATAAGGCCCCTGAGGAGCGTAAGCGTGGTATCACCATCTCGACTGCTCACATTGAGTTCTCCACCGAGGACAGGCACTATGCCCACGTCGACTGCCCCGGTCACGCCGATTAcatcaagaacatgatcaCTGGTGCTGCTAACATGGACGGTGCTATTGTTGTCGTTGCTGCTTCGGATGGTCAGAT GCCCCAGACCCGGGAGCACTTGCTGCTTGCCCGTCAGGTCGGTGTCCAGAAGATCGTCGTTTTCGTCAACAAGATTGATGCCGTTGAGGACCCTGAGATGTTGGAGCTTGTCGAGTTGGAAATGCGCGAGCTCCTTAGCAGCTACGGCTTCGAGGGCGAAGAGACTCCCATCATCTTCGGTTCTGCTCTGTGTGCTTTGGAGGACCGTCGCCCCGACATTGGTGCCGAGCGTATCGACGAGCTCATGAAGGCTGTTGACACCTGGATCCCTACCCCTCAGCGTGATCTTGACAAGCCTTTCCTCATGTCTGTCGAGGAagtcttctccatcgccgGTCGTGGTACCGTTGCCTCCGGCCGTGTCGAACGTGGTatcctgaagaaggacagCGAAGTCGAGATCATCGGAGGTAGCTTCGATGCtaccaagaccaaggtcaCCGACATTGAGACCTTTAAGAAGTCTTGTGACGAGTCTCGCGCTGGTGACAACTCTGGCTTGCTTCTCCGTGGTATCCGTCGTGAAGACGTCCGCCGCGGAATGATCATTGCTGCTCCTGGCAGCACCAAGGCCCACGACCAGTTCTTGGTGTCCATGTACGTTCTCACTGAGGCTGAGGGTGGTCGTCGTACTGGCTTCGGCTCCAACTACCGCCCCCAGGTGTTCGTTCGCACTGCTG ATGAGGCTGCTGACCTCAGCTTCCCCGACGGTGATGAGTCCCGGAGGGTGATGCCTGGTGACAACGTCGAGATGGTCCTCAAGACTCACCGCCCCATTGCTGCTGAGGCTGGCCAGCGCTTCAACATCCGTGAGGGTGGCCGTACTGTTGCCACTGGTCTCGTTACCCGTGTCATGGACGGAAAATAA
- a CDS encoding putative translation initiation factor IF3 (predicted protein), whose translation MKHIRGFISTTQALRRIFLAPIETPRPQCLRPAFLPTFTQSRLLSIRRKPQQQDAQPQARARQVKDEEIRSEYIQLVNEDGKLDPPVRLHDALLTIERPDNFILQVSPGFRGRAPVCKVVNRLEIREQERAKAKAAHVNKNSLKQIELNWAIDAHDLSHRLKQLTNFLDKGRKVEVILTKKRGKRSPTVEEVKHVMDSVLQATKDANAMQVKPMEGEPGKHVVLVVKRKDLGQ comes from the coding sequence ATGAAGCATATACGTGGTTTTATCTCAACCACACAAGCTTTGCGCCGTATATTTCTCGCACCTATTGAAACTCCTAGACCCCAGTGTCTTCGTCCCGCTTTTCTCCCAACCTTCACGCAATCCcgccttctttccatccgCCGCAAGCCTCAACAGCAAGATGCACAGCCCCAGGCAAGAGCAAGGCAGgtgaaagatgaagaaatccgGTCAGAATATATCCAGCTTGTGAATGAAGATGGCAAACTGGATCCACCCGTAAGGCTTCATGATGCCTTGCTGACAATAGAGCGCCCGGACAATTTCATATTGCAAGTCTCCCCTGGCTTTCGCGGCCGCGCACCCGTTTGCAAAGTCGTGAATCGACTTGAGATACGAGAGCAAGAACGTGCGAAAGCAAAGGCTGCGCACGTCAACAAGAATTCGCTCAAACAGATCGAGCTGAACTGGGCTATTGATGCCCATGATCTCTCCCACCGACTGAAGCAATTGACAAACTTCCTCGACAAGGGCCGGAAAGTAGAGGTTATATTGACCAAAAAGAGAGGCAAGAGGTCACCCACTGTGGAGGAAGTCAAGCATGTGATGGATAGTGTGTTGCAGGCTACTAAGGATGCCAATGCGATGCAAGTGAAACCGATGGAAGGAGAACCTGGCAAACATGTGGTACTTGTtgtgaagagaaaggatcTGGGTCAATGA
- a CDS encoding guanosine diphosphatase (nucleoside phosphatase), producing the protein MSTGFDGRHINHAPSIQKPGSRVSRRSNSRASQPANNTPSYSPDTCQSPSTDIMAQSQRSRYLKTGAIVGALFLMILWLSPSKPAVTGFGREKSPTGVAPLTDKCTKPHDPSKPLIQYALMIDAGSQGSRIHVYRFNNCGPTPELEHEEFEQTEKRKGGSGLSSYKEDAEGAAKSLDPLMQVAMRTVPEEYKSCSPVAVKATAGLRMLGPEMSQNILEAVRHRLETVYPFPVVSREKGGVEIMDGSDEGVYAWITTNYLLGKIGGPDETPTAAIFDLGGGSTQIVFQPTFEKSKSGGMPERLADGDHKYELQFGGRGFDLYQHSHLGYGLMAAREAIHKAVVEGKMASSGNDMAWLNQPIPNPCIAPGMERDVEVKFDKEHPLGSKVTVKMVGPQDGSSSPALCRGFAEKILKKDAECKLAPCSFNGVHQPSLEKTFSREDVYIFSYFFDRTKPLGMPDSFTLEELHQLTSTVCAGESSWKIFEGMGEAMAELRDRPEWCLDLNFMLALLHSGYEMPLSREVKIAKKIKNNELGWCLGASLPLLSQESGWTCRVKEVS; encoded by the exons ATGTCGACTGGATTTGACGGTCGACATATAAACCACGCGCCATCTATCCAGAAGCCAGGCTCTAGAGTCAGTAGACGCTCCAATTCGCGGGCATCCCAACCCGCGAATAACACACCAAGCTACTCACCGGACACTTGTCAAAGTCCGTCAACCGACATAATGGCACAAAGCCAGAGGTCCCGGTACCTAAAGACCGGCGCCATCGTAGGcgccttgttcttgatgattcTTTGGCTCTCTCCATCGAAGCCAGCAGTGACAGGCTTTGGCCGCG AGAAATCCCCCACTGGTGTCGCTCCTCTAACGGATAAATGCACCAAGCCTCATGACCCCTCGAAACCGTTGATTCAGTACGCTCTAATGATCGATGCTGGTAGTCAAGGCTCTCGGATCCATGTCTACCGGTTCAATAACTGCGGCCCTACTCCCGAACTTGAACACGAGGAATTTGAACAGAccgagaagaggaagggtgGTTCTGGATTGAGCTCATATAAGGAAGATGCCGAAGGAGCGGCCAAGAGTCTTGATCCTCTCATGCAGGTTGCGATGAGGACCGTTCCCGAAGAGTACAAGTCTTGCTCTCCAGTCGCTGTGAAAGCCACCGCCGGTTTGCGAATGCTCGGGCCAGAGATGAGCCAGAACATCCTGGAAGCCGTAAGGCATCGCCTGGAGACTGTCTATCCATTCCCCGTCGTCTCTCGTGAGAAAGGAGGCGTTGAGATTATGGATGGATCGGACGAGGGTGTTTACGCATGGATCACAACTAACTACCTTCTCGGAAAGATTGGCGGTCCAGACGAAACGCCGACTGCTGCGATCTTTGACCTAGGTGGTGGTTCTACTCAAATTGTCTTCCAGCCCACATTCGAAAAGAGCAAGTCGGGTGGTATGCCGGAACGCTTAGCGGACGGCGATCACAAGTATGAGCTCCAGTTTGGTGGACGGGGCTTCGACCTGTACCAGCACTCCCACCTTGGATATGGTCTCATGGCTGCACGTGAAGCCATTCACAAAGCTGTCGTTGAGGGTAAAATGGCCTCCAGTGGAAACGATATGGCTTGGTTGAATCAGCCCATCCCTAATCCTTGTATTGCACCTGGAATGGAGCGCGATGTGGAGGTGAAGTTTGACAAGGAACACCCACTTGGATCAAAAGTGACTGTCAAGATGGTTGGCCCGCAGGatggatcttcttcgcctgccCTGTGCCGCGGCTTCGCGGAGAAGATTCTCAAGAAGGACGCTGAATGCAAACTTGCACCTTGCTCTTTCAATGGTGTTCATCAGCCCTCGCTTGAGAAGACATTTTCCAGAGAAGACGTTTATATCTTTTCCTACTTCTTTGACCGCACTAAGCCCCTGGGCATGCCTGACTCTTTCACTCTGGAGGAGTTGCACCAGCTCACATCCACCGTCTGTGCCGGCGAATCGTCATGGAAGATTTTCGAAGGCATGggagaagccatggccgagCTACGCGACCGTCCTGAGTGGTGCTTGGATTTGAACTTCATGCTTGCACTGCTGCACTCTGGCTACGAGATGCCATTGTCCCGAGAAGTCAAGATcgccaagaagatcaagaacaacGAACTTGGCTGGTGTCTAGGCGCAAG CTTGCCTCTTCTAAGCCAAGAGTCGGGATGGACTTGCCGCGTGAAGGAAGTCTCTTAA
- a CDS encoding NOPCHAP1/New4 family protein (predicted protein), which yields MADSDRKRPQADDPQSQLACDAGSPSQRSKSHSNQNNGVGDESDERRVFSLALRDNAQKAHARPDKIDDDSDDDDYTSSSGSDSDEDDVVDDDEDAQDRDVKSDNGSDHSLPRIPAPQKPQIHRIEKNPDLLSRLSAFLPQMKSANDKLQQEIEAGRGKDLRLDEVDDEADGQFIEMNLGLGVLEEKRPADGVAPSAKSEGSDEGPAYSYAESHPNAPSESNVLETLMGNKDTTSSKKPTIEEMNE from the exons ATGGCTGATAGTGATCGGAAGCGCCCGCAGGCCGACGATCCCCAATCGCAACTTGCATGCGATGCTGGTTCTCCCTCTCAACGGTCAAAGAGCCATTCCAATCAGAATAATGGCGTTGGCGACGAGAGTGACGAGCGGCGCGTATTCTCGCTAGCCCTGCGTGACAACGCCCAAAAGGCACATGCTCGTCCCGACAAAATTGATGACGAcagtgacgatgacgatTACACCTCATCCTCCGGGAGTGATAGTGATGAGGACGACGTTGttgacgatgacgaagatgcccAAGATCGTGATGTAAAAAGTGACAATGGTTCCGATCACTCTTTACCGCGCATACCTGCTCCACAAAAACCTCAGATACATCGTATCGAGAAAAATCCCGATCTCCTCTCCCGATTGTCTGCGTTTCTCCCACAAATGAAAAGTGCCAATGATAAACTACAGCAAGAGATAGAGGctgggaggggaaaggatTTGAGGTTGGATGAGgtggatgatgaagctgatgGTCAATTTATTGAAATG AATCTTGGCCTAGGCGTCCTCGAAGAGAAACGCCCCGCCGACGGCGTCGCCCCTAGTGCAAAGAGCGAGGGTTCGGACGAAGGCCCTGCATACAGCTACGCAGAATCACATCCTAATGCGCCATCCGAATCGAACGTTTTGGAAACACTGATGGGCAACAAAGATACTACATCGTCGAAAAAGCCAACAATTGAGGAAATGAACGAATAA
- a CDS encoding eukaryotic translation initiation factor 4E (predicted protein), which translates to MALPRVHVNDKSPLSENSNPKDSDINKRPSAQIIAPTRKSLHQNIFGKLRPLPFQYHWTVWYDKHSDSTDYDNRLYVLHEDVADIATFYRVYNNYPWDKIRLRDTVHIFRKGVRPVWEDQENLKGGCWRFRVPKSKAQEFFHEIAILCMANEFQAVLEQEHDHVLGVSTSVRFNTHLISVWNKLGSNERSIKALERTILDRLSPELRPTGTGSNAYFYKRHDENEGYQEAVERTALKD; encoded by the exons ATGGCCCTTCCAAGAGTCCATGTCAATGACAAAAGCCCCCTGTCCGAGAACAGCAACCCAAAAGACAGCGACATCAACAAGCGACCATCGGCACAAATAATTGCCCCAACAAGAAAGTCACTGCATCAGAACATCTTCGGGAAGCTCCGTCCTCTGCCTTTCCAGTATCACTGGACAGTCTGGTATGACAAGCACTCCGACTCCACCGACTACGATAATAGACTGTACGTCCTTCACGAAGACGTCGCCGACATTGCGACCTTCTACCGAGTCTACAACAACTACCCATGGGACAAGATCCGGCTCAGAGATACGGTGCATATCTTCCGCAAGGGGGTTCGTCCCGTCTGGGAAGACCAGGAAAACCTGAAGGGAGGATGTTGGAGATTCCGCGTGCCGAAGAGTAAAGCCCAGGAGTTCTTTCATGAGATTGCTATTCTCTGCATGGCAAATGAGTTTCAGGCTGTCCTTGAGCAGg AACATGACCATGTGCTCGGAGTTTCAACCTCAGTCCGGTTCAACACTCATCTGATCTCGGTTTGGAACAAGCTGGGCTCCAACGAACGTTCCATCAAAGCATTGGAAAGAACTATCCTCGACCGATTGTCGCCGGAACTACGACCCACTGGGACGGGGTCCAATGCGTATTTCTATAAACGTCACGATGAGAacgaaggatatcaagaagcggTTGAGCGAACAGCCTTGAAGGATTGA